A single Methanolobus sp. ZRKC5 DNA region contains:
- a CDS encoding 2-oxoacid:acceptor oxidoreductase subunit alpha — translation MNIDLNLKIGGAAGQGLQTTGMALAKTLKKSGFHVFATQYYLSRVRGGHNTFQIRISDSPVFAMTETVDILLALDGESITQHMSELKEGVVVVDSDVIDVKENADSIFHVPMLKIAKDVCGDKIYSNSVSMGAVIGLLCLELSNLEFILKAAFKKKGDGVIQNNIDAARAGYNYVKENYPGGCKFEVSDPGKKEEMMLVNGNEAVGLGALAAGVQFLAAYPMTPSTGVMTYVAANADKFNVVVEQAEDEIAALNMILGASFAGARSMTTTSGGGFSLMTEALGLASITETPAVIFLCQRPGPATGLPTMTEQGDLQFVLNAAQGEFPRCILAPGTPEECFYLTTEAFNIADKYQIPVFVMSDQYLADSLFTCPRFDTSKVLVERHLLSDQELRTKKEEYKRYKLTPLGISPRALPGQEGVLVVADSDEHDEFGHINEDPVNRIKMNDKRMKKLEVLREEMPEAKVYGSSDASISLMGWGSTYGSLAEVVDILNDGGKSVNLVYFTHIHPIPVEPTKKLLAKAKKTVCVENNSTGQFSRLLKVDADINVTEHILRYDGKPFSPEFIIAALKEKGVI, via the coding sequence GTGAATATTGATCTAAATTTGAAAATAGGGGGTGCAGCAGGTCAGGGGCTGCAAACCACCGGTATGGCTTTAGCCAAGACATTGAAAAAAAGTGGGTTCCATGTTTTTGCAACACAGTACTATCTTTCCAGAGTACGGGGGGGACATAACACTTTCCAGATACGCATAAGTGATTCTCCTGTTTTTGCAATGACCGAAACTGTAGATATCCTATTGGCTTTGGATGGTGAGTCCATCACCCAGCATATGTCTGAATTGAAAGAAGGTGTAGTAGTTGTTGATTCGGATGTAATTGATGTCAAAGAAAATGCAGATTCTATATTTCATGTTCCAATGCTAAAGATAGCCAAAGATGTCTGTGGCGATAAAATATACTCAAACTCTGTTTCTATGGGGGCGGTCATTGGTCTGTTGTGTCTTGAGCTGTCAAATCTCGAATTTATACTAAAAGCAGCCTTCAAAAAGAAAGGCGATGGGGTAATACAAAATAATATCGACGCAGCACGTGCAGGTTACAATTATGTCAAAGAGAATTATCCTGGTGGCTGTAAGTTTGAAGTTAGTGATCCCGGGAAAAAAGAGGAGATGATGCTTGTTAATGGAAATGAGGCCGTAGGCCTTGGTGCCCTTGCAGCCGGTGTACAGTTCCTTGCAGCTTATCCGATGACTCCTTCTACCGGTGTAATGACCTATGTGGCTGCAAACGCAGACAAATTCAACGTTGTAGTTGAGCAGGCCGAAGATGAAATTGCAGCATTGAATATGATCCTTGGAGCATCCTTTGCAGGTGCCCGCTCGATGACAACTACTTCAGGAGGTGGTTTTTCCCTGATGACTGAAGCTCTTGGGCTTGCCAGTATCACAGAAACACCTGCCGTTATTTTCCTCTGCCAGCGCCCAGGGCCTGCCACGGGCCTTCCTACTATGACTGAGCAAGGTGATCTCCAGTTTGTCCTTAATGCTGCTCAGGGTGAGTTCCCACGTTGTATCCTTGCACCAGGTACGCCAGAAGAATGCTTCTATCTCACTACGGAAGCTTTTAACATTGCAGACAAATACCAGATACCTGTTTTTGTCATGAGTGACCAGTATCTGGCAGATTCTCTGTTCACATGTCCAAGGTTCGATACTTCAAAAGTGCTAGTTGAAAGGCATCTTCTGTCTGATCAGGAACTAAGGACGAAGAAGGAAGAATACAAGCGTTACAAACTCACTCCACTTGGAATTTCCCCCCGTGCCCTTCCAGGACAGGAAGGTGTACTTGTTGTCGCTGACAGCGATGAACATGATGAGTTCGGCCACATCAATGAAGATCCTGTCAACCGTATCAAGATGAATGATAAACGTATGAAAAAACTGGAAGTGCTTAGGGAGGAGATGCCGGAGGCAAAAGTATATGGTAGCTCGGATGCATCTATTTCGTTGATGGGATGGGGTTCCACATATGGCTCACTTGCAGAGGTCGTGGACATCTTAAATGATGGGGGGAAGTCTGTAAATCTTGTTTATTTCACTCATATACATCCGATTCCTGTTGAGCCCACCAAAAAATTACTTGCAAAAGCCAAAAAGACTGTTTGTGTTGAAAATAATTCTACCGGGCAGTTTTCACGCCTTTTGAAAGTGGATGCCGACATAAATGTCACAGAACACATACTCAGGTATGATGGTAAGCCCTTCAGTCCGGAATTCATAATTGCTGCTCTTAAAGAAAAAGGGGTGATCTGA